Below is a window of Camelina sativa cultivar DH55 chromosome 11, Cs, whole genome shotgun sequence DNA.
AAGGGGTAAGGAGAGAAAATCGAGAGAGAAGTTgagcgagagagaagagagaaaagagaaggcaAGCCCgcgagagagaaggaagaagagcatTGCCGCgagggaaagaaagaaagaagagaaggagcaAGCCAAGACTATCGACTATCGACCGCAAGTTGAATCGATAAGGAAATCAACTTCAACCAAGGAAGGAGGTCCGAGTGTGCCGTGAGAGAAGCTTCATCAAGGGAGACCGATCATCGACGGTttactgtgagttcaggcacatattttGCCGGCTTAGATGGGGAATTAAAGACCTCCATCTAGTGCACGGTTTGCATGAAGCATTTAGTTGCATTTACTTGaaattcttttgtgtttttcttgtttaaatgcatgcgaGGTGAGGTTATGCCGGTTGCTAGTTCGAAACGTTCTAGTAACAAGGGCGATAACTAGATAaaatacttgtaaaattatgagcTTAAAAGCCATATAAACTCAAGTATTAATTTCAGTGAAGTCTTAAGGCGTtttagtccgcgagaaattcTGGCTAAGCGTAGTAAGACTTGGTATTGCTATCCTTCCTATTCTGTAccacatgcagccgcgacatgcaacccatgttcgtgtgtttgtagggttggttacgaagagctcggaggttattgggctcgctaccctggccgaggctgtctacacgacggtgtggcTTGGAGTGATACCCGATCGCATGCCTTAGTGGTTGCGATTCGGTGATTCATGAGGGGTTTAGGGAAAGGATGCATATCGGGCCCTATAAACTAGAACTTGTTAAAAACTCATGTTTTATTACGAGTTTGaattgttgcatgttgttgtgtaGTATTGCATGTAGTTGCGATTGCTTGTAGAATAATTTTGCTTAGCTTATCAGCTTCCGCATGTTATTTCTGATTGATTGTGAAGTGTGTGCTTGCTTGTCAAATGTTTATCTCGCTTGCATGTTGGTTATTTATGCACGCATGtcgttattttttttgcttgcaTGTGGATTGTTTATGCTCGCACGTTGTTGTATATGCTTGCATGTTGTATGTTGTTGGAGTTTGGGATTGGGGCTAATCTCTTTGCAGGAACCCttagctcactaagtaatcctagattacttatgataataatttgtgttgcaggtaaccctagagggaactagagggcgtggtgaacgatacGACCCCGGagtagttttgttttgtgtctattgtaaaatacaaGTATGTGTTATTTTGAATCAAACTTTGGCACTAGGCCTTATCCAGAAACTCTAAGATCTTTTGGTATTGGTTTTGTAATAAACTCTTTACATCTAATAAAGTATTCGGATTTCTATTAAACGGGCGAGtggtactgatatagactttgtccgagtcggctcaacgCACGGCGTGTCTGTAGGGTTGTAAAGCCTTAAGGATGTgtcgtgtggtcgggaacctcacTGATGGACTGGCCCAAGGGTCCTGATTCGTTCTTGCACCCGGCCGGATCATTGGTGAACGTTTCCATAGTGGCGTCCTGGTGCCGTCCGCGGTCCACCCGGCCATACGGCGGTTTGCTATGTTTAAACCAGTTAAAAATTGAACCGTTCCAAACCGCTTGGTATTGCCCTTTTCATTCACTGGGAAGCCAAAATAGTAGATAATGCATTCTATTGCCCAAACCTAGATCTGTTGCCACTACTCCATCTGCTTTAGCTACTTAGGTCTAGCAACCCAATTTGTTTTGTCACGTGGATCCATCTCATTTTGATTATCTGGAGAACTTGTGAACTAAGCGACAAAATTATTAccgactctttttttttttttttccttcattttttgtttaattaacaaCGAACCCAAGATTCTCTGTCCGAACTCTGAAGCTCCTTCCTCTTTTTTCCTCCTTAGACTTCTCAGGTGTTTATACTCTTGACCTCAGCTCCATCTCtatcctcttctctttttttctctttgtctaTTTTATGTTCTTGACTTTTTCTTCTGAACTACGCAATCAATTATTGACTttgtaaaaaagttttttcttcGTTAGGGTTTCATTAGTGATTTCGTTTTccaaattgttttgtttttgcttttacaATCTAAGTTTCCttgaaagattttgtttttcagctTTTCTTGGATAAATCTTGTCTTTGAACTTTATGAATTTGTGTTTTGGCTACATAAATATTGTcttaaagttcataaaaatctccTTCCCTGTTATCAGATTTCAAATCTTGCTTAAGGTTTCATAACTCTTCTTGAAATCTCTATCCTAGTCTATACGAGCTAATACcccttttcttgattttcttgatatAGGTTTCTATTCACAGCAGATCTCCAGATTTTTTGGCAAAGGTTTTACATTTTGTGGACTTCAGAGTgtatttattgattgattgattgagagCAAccacaataaaaaaacaaatggacTACCCGGAAAGTTATAGGTTGACGTTTTATGGAATTTTGGTTGCTTTTATGGAATTAGCATTTGCTTATTGTCTTCTTTGTGTATCGGCTTTCGTCTTTCTTACATATAAGTTGCTACTGTATTTGCCTTGTCCCTGTTCTGGAGTTCTTGGGTACCAAAACAGTGATCTCTGCATCCAAAAACTTCTCTTTGATTGGCCATTCAGAATCATACTCAGAATCCAGAAGCTAGCTACCACTAGACCAAGCCTTTTGCATCATCAAGTACAAGaccaagaagagaagaatcCGTTTGATAAAGATAAATACTTGGAATTGATGGATAAAGTGAGGTTGTTGGAAGAAGCTGTTGAGGAAGAGAGAGTAGCCAAAGCTGCTTTAGTGGTGGAACTGGAGGAAGAAAGAGCAGCTTCAGCATCAGCAGCTGATGAAGCTATGGCTATGATTCTGAGGCTACAAGCTGATAAAGCTTCGCTTGAGATGGAAGGGAAGCAATACGAGAGAATGATTGATGAGAAATTTGCTTATGACGAGGAAGAGATGAATATACTCAAGGAGATTCTTTTAAAGAGGGAGAAAGAGAAGCATTTTCTGGAGAAAGAACTTGAGACTTACAAGCACATTGATGAGGATGATCAAGGGACGGAAGACGATAGTTTCAATGAGAAGAGAGCAAGCGATGTTCTTGAGGATAGAGAACCGGTTGTGTATGATGTTCATGTCATTGAGGATAANCTTACATATAAGTTGCTACTGTATTTGCCTTGTCCCTGTTCTGGAGTTCTTGGGTACCAAAACAGTGATCTCTGCATCCAAAAACTTCTCTTTGATTGGCCATTCAGAATCATACTCAGAATCCAGAAGCTAGCTACCACTAGACCAAGCCTTTTGCATCATCAAGTACAAGaccaagaagagaagaatcCGTTTGATAAAGATAAATACTTGGAATTGATGGATAAAGTGAGGTTGTTGGAAGAAGCTGTTGAGGAAGAGAGAGTAGCCAAAGCTGCTTTAGTGGTGGAACTGGAGGAAGAAAGAGCAGCTTCAGCGTCAGCAGCTGATGAAGCTATGGCTATGATTCTGAGGCTACAAGCTGATAAAGCTTCGCTTGAGATGGAAGGGAAGCAATACGAGAGAATGATTGATGAGAAATTTGCTTATGACGAGGAAGAGATGAATATACTCAAGGAGATTCTTTTAAAGAGGGAGAAAGAGAAGCATTTTCTGGAGAAAGAACTTGAGACTTACAAGCACATTGATGAGGATGATCAAGGGACGGAAGACGATAGTTTCAATGAGAAGAGAGCAAGCGATGTTCTTGAGGATAGAGAACCGGTTGTGTATGATGTTCATGTCATTGAGGATAATAATAACAGTAATGATAAGGTGAGGGATGATGATGTGGCAGAACACAGAGATATGAAGCAAATGGAAGATATAGTGAACCAACTTCGAGAGATAGTCAAGGATCATGATTCAGTTTCATCACCTACTTCATCTTTCATTCATGGTTGATTCTGTTTTGCTCAATGCGTGTTTGTGTAGATTTGGTGTAATTTGTGAATATCAATTGtaaaaatttgaagttttaaatGGGGTACTTTGTGAATATTAATAAGGATCCATATGaaacaacattattttgatTGAAATAAGAACGAACATAAATAAAGCATATGTGTAGCAGAACAATCGAGTAATGAAAAGAGAGGCTTCTTTCTTTGACACTAAATTTCAGATGCAAAATCAAGACTAGGCTTACACGGAACTTGGTTTAAAAACTCAAGAGGTGATTAGACGGGTTTCTTCAATACTTAACTGGGGCAAGAATATCGAGCTGTGATCCGAGCTTCTCTTCCGCAACCTTTTCTGCCTTGGTCTTGAGCTTGTTGAGTTGCTTCTTGCGCTCATACGTCGCTTGTGACCTTTCCTTCCTCTTTGTCTCAAGTTCCTGTTAGAatcataaaactcaaaacatcAGTTTCAGTGACCTAACAAATTCTCCAAACAGGTTTTGTATCATCAATAGATTTATGTCTATAGAAATATCAGATTAGCAGTAGCAAAAAATGAAACAAGTTATTCAAAGCCAAACACGAGAGACTCACTTTAATGGTATCGTAATGGTTCCAGCCAACCTCAGACGATAGACGACCCAATAAGCAGTACTTGTGACCACTCTGGAGTCTCAAAACCCTGATTAACAAAATCAGCTGATCATTAACACATATTTGGACAGTAACTATTACCAAATcatgaaacaaaacagaacacaaaaaaacaaagagaactTACTTGAGAGCATCAGGAATAACCCATTCTCTTAACCTTGTCATATGGAGGTGGGATTCCCTCAAAAACCTTCAAGCGAGCAAGTGCAGCAGCACCACGCTTGGTCTTGTGTGGAATCATACTGccaccacaaaaacaaaacaaaacatcaagttcacaaaactcaaaaaaaaaagaaaaaacatcttTCTAAAAATGCTACATTCCTATTACTCACACAGCAGAGTACATAACACAATTGAGCTGCCATGTCTCTTATGTACACAAAGAAAACGCAATTGCACTTCAATAGAATCAAATTCTGAACTGATCAAAATATTCACAATTCAATTCTTTGTAACAACCCCAAAAACTAAAGATATAGAAACTTGATCTTTGTAGAAATGCTCATTACTAACACATCAAATACTAAACATAATTGCACAATTGAACTACTAATTCTCGTACATAACACAATTGAGAGCTGCCATATCTCTGGACTAATCAAAATTATCCACAGTTCAATCTTTGTTATACCCCAAGCCAAAGACCAAAAAGGGGAATAAAGTTTGCATAAATGCTACATTTTTATAACTTACACAGAAGATACAAAACATAATTGCATAATTAAACTGTTAATTCTCTTATAAACACAGAGAAAACATAACAAAGGACTCGAAATCTACGCAAAGAAAACGCATTTGCATTCTCATAATTCTGAACTGatcataaattttgaaaattcaagtGAACTAACCCGCGAACTGTGCGCCAGAAGATCTTTGATGGAGCACGAAAGTGAATAGGACCATGAGAAGGCTTAGTGTTCATACGTTTCCTAAGGAATCTCATGTACTTCATCTTTTGCCGAACCAAACCTCCCGAGAGACAAATCTCCTCGCATCGGACGACCACCACTTTCTGTCCGTTGAGCAACTCCTTTGCAAGTGACGACGCAAGACGACCACTCATATGGTGTCGCGCGTCGACGACCACACGCTTCGCGCATATCCCTGACCCtgacaccatcttcttcttcccttgagCTTCCTCTCTGATAAAACTTGAGCTGCGCGTAATATGTATAACGCACAACACAAGGCTTTAgggtttctttaattttcaaaaatgggATTAAAGCCCAAATTCGGCCCACGAAATTCAGAATCGTGAAATGTGTTTACCTTATTATCTAGGCGTTCGGATCAATTCGGTTTggttctttgtatttttttggagttttttatTTACTGAGTTGAACCGAACATAACTTTGACAAGGTTCGCGGTTGGTCGTATGGTTTGTcgaacaaattacaaaacactCTAGTTCGGTTCAGTTATGCCAACTTTGGTTGATGTGGTTCCTCTGTTTAACGTTTTCAGACTTTCAGGACAAGGTAGGACGATCACGAAATTTGTGAATGACTGGATCAATGACTAGTATGATTTGAGCTTACCTCATAAAATCAATACATCTTTGTAACAATGGGAGTTTCAACCCACTCCTCATCACATTGGCTTTAAACTAGTTCAACATAACAACAAAATGACAACAACAATAAGGGCAAGACAACAACGCATTTGAGATAAAAAAGAACACTCTATTTCTGCCTATCTTCTAACTACAATTTAGCCTctgatattattatatacataaataaatgatACTTTTATGGTTATTTTGCAAATTTTACTTATTGATTAAAATTTGGGAGATTTACTCAGATGTtatacattttaggtaatattaacacaatctacaaaaaaatattttattactagaatatttcatgtattttcaaaatactcagtgtgtctttgttttatgttaccggaaaaatgtaattacaaaaatgtcattgtcacgtcagacgccacgtcagaaaccactgacgtgtattaaataactcagccgtaacgcgttacagaggtaataacggctgagttataggtatgttgcggctgatttatggaaaaaatatttgagtaagAGCAAACAGCTGACTTAGAGTATAACTCAGCCAAACGTTACGGCTGACTaattaaaatctggctgagttatgctctaactcagccgtccttacggctgagttttcacccgatggttgagttgtcaaaattttagCTGAGTTATCAATACGACACAGCTGAATTAACGTATTCCGCCTGGctgtagttacggctgagttatagttaaaaaactataactcagccgtgataggctgacttatcgtacaac
It encodes the following:
- the LOC104723927 gene encoding myosin-binding protein 2-like, which encodes MDYPESYRLTFYGILVAFMELAFAYCLLCVSAFVFLTYKLLLYLPCPCSGVLGYQNSDLCIQKLLFDWPFRIILRIQKLATTRPSLLHHQVQDQEEKNPFDKDKYLELMDKVRLLEEAVEEERVAKAALVVELEEERAASASAADEAMAMILRLQADKASLEMEGKQYERMIDEKFAYDEEEMNILKEILLKREKEKHFLEKELETYKHIDEDDQGTEDDSFNEKRASDVLEDREPVVYDVHVIEDNNNSNDKVRDDDVAEHRDMKQMEDIVNQLREIVKDHDSVSSPTSSFIHG
- the LOC104723928 gene encoding LOW QUALITY PROTEIN: 60S ribosomal protein L13a-3 (The sequence of the model RefSeq protein was modified relative to this genomic sequence to represent the inferred CDS: deleted 1 base in 1 codon) gives rise to the protein MVSGSGICAKRVVVDARHHMSGRLASSLAKELLNGQKVVVVRCEEICLSGGLVRQKMKYMRFLRKRMNTKPSHGPIHFRAPSKIFWRTVRGMIPHKTKRGAAALARLKVFEGIPPPYDKVKRMVIPDALKVLRLQSGHKYCLLGRLSSEVGWNHYDTIKELETKRKERSQATYERKKQLNKLKTKAEKVAEEKLGSQLDILAPVKY